In Candidatus Effluviviaceae Genus I sp., the genomic stretch GAGCTCCCGGCCGTCGGCAAGGCCGTGCAGGCCGGCGACGTCGTCGCGACGGTCGAGTCGGTCAAGAGCGTGAGCGAGATCTACGCTCCGGTGTCGGGGTCGATCGCCGAGGTCAACGGCGCGCTCGATGGCTCGCCCGGCCTCATCAACAGCGACCCTATGGGCGAGGGGTGGATCCTCCGCATCGCCCTCTCCGACGCGGGCCAGACCGCCGGGCTCCTCACCCGGGACGCCTACGACAAGGAGATCGGCGCATAGGATGCCGTACATCCCCAACACCGATCGCGACCGAGAGGAGATGCTCCGCGTCATCGGCGCGTCGTCGGTCGAGGACCTCTTCTCGGCCGTGCCTGCCGGAGTGAGGCTCCGTGGGCCGCTCGAGGTCCCCGGCCCGCTGTCCGAGATCGAGCTCGCGCGGCACGTGGGCGAGCTCGCCGCGATGAACCGCACCGCGGAGACCGAGACGTCGTTCCTCGGCGGCGGCTTCTACGACCACGCGGTCCCGGCGGCGGTCCGCCACGTCACGCGGCTTCCGCACTTCTACACCGCGTACACCCCGTACCAGGCCGAGGCGAGCCAGGGAACGCTCCAGGCCATCTACGAGTTCCAGTCGCTCATCGCGCGGCTCACGGACATGGAGGTCGCCAACGCGTCGATGTACGACGGCGCGACCGCGGCCGCCGAGGCCTGCCTCATGGCGCTCGACCGCGGCTCCGGTCGTCGGAGGATCGTCGTGGCCTCGACCGTGAGCCCGGCGACGCGCGCCGTCGTCCGCACGTACCTCCTGGCGACGGGCGCCGAGATCGTCGAGGTTCCGCACGCGCGCGGGGTCACGGACGCGGCGGCCCTCCGTGATGCGCTGTCGGGCGCGTCGGGACTGCTCTTTCAGCACCCGAACCACTTCGGCCTGCTCGAGCCCGCGGCCGCGCTCTCGGCGGCCGCCCGTGAGGCCGGCGCGCTCGCGATCGCGTCCGTGGACCCGGTCTCGCTCGGCGTCCTGGCCGCGCCGGGGTCGTACGGCGCCGACATCGCCGTCGGGGAGGGCCAGAGCCTCGGGAGCCCGATGGGCTTCGGCGGCCCGCTCCTCGGGTTCATGGCGGCCGGGAAGAAGCTCGTCAGGAGGCTTCCGGGCCGCATCATCGCCGCCACCCAGGACGCGAGCGGACGGCGCGGGTACGTCATGACGCTCCAGACGCGCGAGCAGCACATCCGCCGCGAGAAGGCCGCGTCGAACATCTGCACGAACGAGGGGCTCGTCGCGCTGGCGGCGACCGTGTACCTGTCGCTTCTCGGGAAGCAGGGGTTCCGCGATCTCGCGGTCCAGATCACCTCCAAGGCGCGCTACGCGGCGGAGGCGCTCTCCGGCGTCGCGGGCGTGCGCCGCGCGTTCCCCGGGCCGTTCTTCCGCGAGTTCGTCGTCGAGCTTCCGATGGACGCGCGGACGGCGGCCGACGAGCTGGCGAAGGCCAGGATCTGGCCCGGCACTCCGTGCGCCCCGTCGTTCGCGGGCATGGAGCGGTGCCTGCTGGTCTCCGTGAACGAGCAGCACGCGCGCCACGACATCGACTCGCTCGCGTCCGC encodes the following:
- the gcvH gene encoding glycine cleavage system protein GcvH; this translates as MAAGELRFTKTHEWLLVQGGSVTLGLTDYAQHELGDIVFVELPAVGKAVQAGDVVATVESVKSVSEIYAPVSGSIAEVNGALDGSPGLINSDPMGEGWILRIALSDAGQTAGLLTRDAYDKEIGA
- the gcvPA gene encoding aminomethyl-transferring glycine dehydrogenase subunit GcvPA, with product MPYIPNTDRDREEMLRVIGASSVEDLFSAVPAGVRLRGPLEVPGPLSEIELARHVGELAAMNRTAETETSFLGGGFYDHAVPAAVRHVTRLPHFYTAYTPYQAEASQGTLQAIYEFQSLIARLTDMEVANASMYDGATAAAEACLMALDRGSGRRRIVVASTVSPATRAVVRTYLLATGAEIVEVPHARGVTDAAALRDALSGASGLLFQHPNHFGLLEPAAALSAAAREAGALAIASVDPVSLGVLAAPGSYGADIAVGEGQSLGSPMGFGGPLLGFMAAGKKLVRRLPGRIIAATQDASGRRGYVMTLQTREQHIRREKAASNICTNEGLVALAATVYLSLLGKQGFRDLAVQITSKARYAAEALSGVAGVRRAFPGPFFREFVVELPMDARTAADELAKARIWPGTPCAPSFAGMERCLLVSVNEQHARHDIDSLASALDALIASRRAP